One Cupriavidus pauculus genomic window, CCGCGTTCGACATCCTCAAGACGGCCAACACGGTCGCCGTGTTCCAGCTGGAAAGCCGCGGCATGCAGGGCATGCTCAAGGACGCCAGGCCCGACCGCTTCGAGGACATCATCGCGCTCGTGGCGCTGTATCGTCCGGGCCCGATGGATCTGATTCCGAGCTTCTGCGCGCGCAAGCACGGCCGCGAGAAGGTCGAGTATCCGGATCCGCGCGTGGAGCCCGTGCTCAAGGAGACCTACGGCATCATGGTCTACCAGGAGCAGGTGATGCAGATGGCGCAGATCATCGGCGGCTACTCGCTCGGTGGCGCCGATTTGCTGCGCCGCGCGATGGGCAAGAAGAAGGCCGAGGAAATGGCCAAGCATCGCGAACTGTTTCGCGAGGGTGCCGCCAAGAACGGCCTCTCGTCGCAGCAGGCCGACGATATCTTCGACCTGATGGAGAAGTTCGCGGGCTACGGCTTCAACAAGTCGCACGCGGCCGCGTATGCGCTGCTCGCGTACTACACGGCGTGGCTCAAGGCGCATCATCCGGCCGAATTCATGGCGGCCAACATGTCGCTGGCCATGGACGACACGGACAAGGTCAAGATCCTGTACGAGGACTGCCGCGTCAACGGCATCAAGGTGCTGCCGCCGGACGTCAATGCCAGTGAGTACCGCTTCGCGCCGACCGATGCCAAGACCATCCGCTACGGCCTGGGCGGCATCAAGGGATCGGGGCAGGGCGCCATCGAGGATATCCTGCGCGCGCGCGAAGAGGCGCCGTTCCGCGACCTGTTCGATTTCTGCGAGCGCGTCGATCGCCGGCAGGTGAACCGCCGCACGATCGAAGCGCTGATCCGCGCGGGCGCGTTCGACAGCCTCAACGACAATCGCGGCCAGCTGCTGGCGTCGGTGTCCATCGCCATGGAAGCGGCCGAGCAGAAGGCGGAGTCGGCCAACCAGGTCTCGCTGTTCGACCTGATGGACGACGCGTCCGCGGAAGCGCACCGGCCCGAGCTCGTCGATGAGCCGCGCTGGTCGATGAAGCGCACGCTGCAGGAAGAGAAGCAGGCGCTCGGCTATTACTTCTCCGGCCACCTGTTCGATGCATGGCGCGAGGAAGTGCGCCGCTTCGTCAAGGGCACGCTCGGCAACCTCGAGAAGGAGGTGCAGGGCAACGGCGGCGGCTACGGCCGCGACGTGCGCGGCAAGACCATCGCGGGCGTGATCGCGGGCATCCGCACGCAGATGACGCAGCGCGGCAAGATGCTGATCGTGGTGATCGACGACGGCACCGGGCAGGTCGAGATGACGGTGTTCAACGAGCTGTTCGACGCTAACCGGCATATGTTCCGAGAGGACGAACTGCTGATCGCCAAGGGCAATGCGCGCCACGATACGTTCACGGGCGGTGTGCGCTTCACGGCCGAGTCCGTGATGGACCTCGTGTCCGCGCGCGCCGAATACGCCGATGCGGTCTGCCTGGCCTTCAATGGCAATGCCTCGACCGAGCGGCTGCGCGAACTGCTGACGCCGTATCTGGCGAACGTATCGCGCACGCCCGGCGTGCCCGTGCGCATTCGCTATACCAATCGCAATGCGCAGTGCGAGGCGACGCTCGGCGCGCAGTGGCAGATCACGCCGTCCGACGATGCGCTGACGAGCTTCCGCAATGCGCTCTCCAACGATGGTGGCGACGGCGTGCGGATGATCTATGGCTGACGCATTGGGCCATCGCGACCCCCGCACACGCATCCTGTTCCACGTCACGCACTTCCTGCATGGCGGTATCGAGACCGCGCTGGTTTCGCTGCTTGCTTCGCTCGATCCGGCGCGCTTCGACGTCGGACTGACCGTGACCTATCCGTCGGACGCGCTGGAGAACCACTTTCGCGCGCGGCTGCCTTCGCATGTGAAGGTGCACGTGCTTGCCCCCGAACGCTGGCTGTCGCATTGCCGTCAGCTCAAGAAGGCACGCAAGCTCGGGCCGCTCGGAAAGCTGTACGAAGAGGTGCTGCTGCCGCCGGTGCGCAAGCCGCTGATGAATCGCCGCTTCCGGAAGATCCTGTCCGACCGGGCGTACGAGGTCGTGGTGGACTACGACATGTCGCTGTCGCGGCTGACCGGGCGCCTGCCGGTGCCGATGATCGGCTACCAGCATTTCAGCGTGGCGCACCTCGCGCAGGGCCATGGCCGCAAGCTGCGCAAGCTCCGGCACCAGTGCCGCGTGGACTACGATCGCGTGGTCATGCTCAACGAGAGCATGCTCGCGGACGCGAAGCGCCTGATTCCCGAAGCCGCCGACAAGTTCGTGAAGCTGTACAACGCATTCGATCTCTCGCGTATCCGCTCGCTGGGCGATGTGGCGCTGCCCGAGTTGCCGACGGCGCCGTATATCGTTTCCGTGGGACGGCTGGAAGAGAGCCAGAAGGACTTCACGACGCTGCTGAAGGCTTATGCCCGGCTCGTGCGCGATGGGGTCGCCGAAGATCTCGTCATCGTCGGCGAGGGCGCGTCGCGCGCGCAACTGGAGGCACTGACGCGCGAGCTCGGCCTCGCCGAGCGCGTGCGCTTCGCGGGCTTTCAGTCCAATCCGTTCCCATGGATGCGTCATGCAA contains:
- a CDS encoding glycosyltransferase, with product MADALGHRDPRTRILFHVTHFLHGGIETALVSLLASLDPARFDVGLTVTYPSDALENHFRARLPSHVKVHVLAPERWLSHCRQLKKARKLGPLGKLYEEVLLPPVRKPLMNRRFRKILSDRAYEVVVDYDMSLSRLTGRLPVPMIGYQHFSVAHLAQGHGRKLRKLRHQCRVDYDRVVMLNESMLADAKRLIPEAADKFVKLYNAFDLSRIRSLGDVALPELPTAPYIVSVGRLEESQKDFTTLLKAYARLVRDGVAEDLVIVGEGASRAQLEALTRELGLAERVRFAGFQSNPFPWMRHARLMAFSSRMEGLGNVLVEALALDQVVVSTDCPVGPREMLDDGRAGLLVPVGDVDALADAMTRALRDAALRQTLLDHARGFVAGLGLAPTAEAFSRVVASLTGRPVAAPAGTAATA